A part of Haloarchaeobius sp. HME9146 genomic DNA contains:
- a CDS encoding proline dehydrogenase family protein, with protein MIPPIASRFVAGESPAEAIDHARECNEGDVKVILNLLGEHYDERGPAEEDAEEYIRLVEDIGKSDIDACISVKPSQIGLDAGEDVFDDLLGRIVERATEAGTFVWVDMEDRHTTDATLDAFEKYTTQTDGNVGLCVQANLKRTEEDIERLADLPGKVRLVKGAYDEPKEVAYKKKSKVDEQYEKLLEYMFEHFDGGIAVGSHDPKMIDLAADLHEEYGTDYEVQMLMGVREDAQYDLAEQGVEVWQYAPYGGKWFQYFYRRVRERKENLTFALRAVLGR; from the coding sequence ATGATTCCCCCCATCGCCTCCCGGTTCGTCGCCGGCGAGTCGCCAGCCGAAGCCATCGACCACGCCCGCGAGTGCAACGAGGGCGACGTGAAGGTCATCCTGAACCTGCTCGGCGAGCACTACGACGAGCGCGGTCCCGCCGAGGAGGACGCCGAGGAGTACATCCGGCTGGTCGAGGACATCGGCAAGTCCGACATCGACGCCTGCATCTCGGTCAAGCCCTCCCAGATCGGCCTCGACGCCGGCGAGGACGTGTTCGACGACCTGCTCGGGCGTATCGTCGAGCGCGCCACCGAGGCCGGCACCTTCGTCTGGGTCGACATGGAGGACCGCCACACCACCGACGCGACCCTCGACGCCTTCGAGAAGTACACGACACAGACCGACGGGAACGTCGGGCTCTGCGTGCAGGCGAACCTCAAGCGCACCGAAGAGGACATCGAGCGCCTCGCGGACCTCCCGGGGAAGGTCCGCCTCGTCAAGGGCGCGTACGACGAGCCGAAAGAGGTCGCCTACAAGAAGAAGTCGAAGGTGGACGAGCAGTACGAGAAACTGCTGGAGTACATGTTCGAGCACTTCGACGGCGGCATCGCGGTCGGCAGCCACGACCCGAAGATGATAGACCTCGCCGCGGACCTCCACGAGGAGTACGGGACGGACTACGAGGTCCAGATGCTCATGGGCGTGCGCGAGGACGCCCAGTACGACCTCGCCGAGCAGGGCGTCGAGGTGTGGCAGTACGCCCCCTACGGCGGGAAGTGGTTCCAGTACTTCTACCGCCGGGTCCGCGAGCGCAAGGAGAACCTCACGTTCGCGTTGCGTGCAGTGCTCGGTCGCTGA
- a CDS encoding DUF502 domain-containing protein — MSSWKRDFASGLIVVIPVLVTVFVIAWLYDKVAAVTPKRVISPDLLTGLGLSPSAAQALIQPLRVMAVLAVFVVFVFSVGYLMRTAVGGFFEEIIDDIANRVPGLRVVYNASKMAAETALGGTEALQAPVKVEMWGGMRMTAFKTGKTTDDGREVIFLPTAPNITTGFVIEVDPNDIEETNEKVEDALTRILSAGFGDADRMGGQIPIEELTGGDEDDDD; from the coding sequence ATGTCCTCGTGGAAGCGTGACTTCGCGTCCGGCCTCATCGTCGTCATCCCGGTCCTCGTCACGGTGTTCGTCATCGCGTGGCTCTACGACAAGGTGGCCGCGGTCACCCCGAAACGGGTCATCAGCCCCGATCTGTTGACCGGCCTCGGGCTCTCTCCGAGCGCCGCACAGGCCCTCATTCAGCCGTTGCGCGTCATGGCTGTCCTCGCTGTCTTCGTCGTCTTCGTCTTCTCCGTCGGCTATCTCATGCGGACCGCGGTCGGTGGCTTCTTCGAAGAGATAATCGACGACATCGCGAACCGCGTCCCCGGCCTCCGCGTCGTCTACAACGCCTCGAAGATGGCGGCCGAGACGGCCCTCGGCGGCACCGAGGCGCTGCAGGCCCCCGTGAAGGTCGAGATGTGGGGTGGCATGCGCATGACCGCGTTCAAGACCGGCAAGACGACCGACGACGGCCGCGAGGTCATCTTCCTCCCGACCGCGCCGAACATCACCACCGGGTTCGTCATCGAGGTCGACCCGAACGACATCGAAGAGACCAACGAGAAGGTCGAGGACGCCCTGACCCGCATCCTCTCGGCCGGGTTCGGCGACGCCGACCGCATGGGCGGCCAGATTCCCATCGAGGAACTCACCGGCGGCGACGAAGACGACGACGACTGA
- a CDS encoding branched-chain amino acid transaminase, whose protein sequence is MATFDEMREENDALDTIWMDGEFVDWDDAQIHVLSHGMHYGTGVFEGARCYDTEKGPALFRWEEHVDRLYASCKPYDMEIQHEPEELTEATKTLIREQELPSCYIRPLAYYGYKSLGVSPGECPTRTMIAVWPWGAYLGEEALENGIKVKVSSWRKHSSSQIPTNAKTTGLYVNSLLAGEEARRNGFREAIVLNKEGNVAEGPGENIFLVRDGEIYTPGLAESILDGITRDTVITLAEELGYEVHDGATISRGELNTADELFFTGSAAEVTPIRQVDNVEIGNGSRGPVTEEIQQRFFDVVHRRTDDHDEWFEYVDV, encoded by the coding sequence ATGGCTACGTTCGACGAGATGCGCGAAGAGAACGACGCGCTCGACACCATCTGGATGGACGGCGAGTTCGTCGACTGGGACGACGCTCAGATTCACGTCCTCTCCCACGGCATGCACTACGGGACCGGCGTCTTCGAGGGCGCACGCTGTTACGACACCGAGAAGGGACCGGCGCTGTTCCGCTGGGAGGAGCACGTCGACCGCCTCTACGCCTCCTGCAAGCCCTACGACATGGAGATCCAGCACGAGCCCGAAGAGCTCACCGAGGCGACGAAGACGCTCATCCGCGAGCAGGAACTCCCCTCCTGTTACATCCGGCCGCTGGCGTACTACGGCTACAAGAGCCTCGGCGTCTCGCCCGGCGAGTGCCCGACCCGCACGATGATCGCGGTCTGGCCGTGGGGCGCGTACCTCGGCGAGGAGGCCCTCGAGAACGGCATCAAGGTGAAGGTGTCCTCGTGGCGCAAGCACTCCTCCAGCCAGATTCCGACGAACGCGAAGACGACCGGCCTGTACGTCAACAGCCTCCTGGCTGGGGAGGAGGCCCGCCGCAACGGCTTCCGCGAGGCCATCGTCCTGAACAAGGAGGGCAACGTCGCAGAGGGTCCCGGCGAGAACATCTTCCTCGTCCGTGACGGCGAGATCTACACGCCCGGGCTCGCCGAGTCCATCCTCGACGGCATCACCCGCGACACCGTCATCACGCTCGCCGAGGAGCTGGGCTACGAGGTCCACGACGGCGCGACCATCTCCCGCGGTGAACTCAACACCGCCGACGAGCTGTTCTTCACCGGCTCCGCCGCCGAGGTCACGCCCATCCGCCAGGTCGACAACGTCGAGATCGGCAACGGCTCGCGCGGCCCGGTCACCGAGGAAATCCAGCAGCGCTTCTTCGACGTGGTCCACCGCCGCACCGACGACCACGACGAGTGGTTCGAGTACGTCGACGTCTAA
- the ribB gene encoding 3,4-dihydroxy-2-butanone-4-phosphate synthase, with amino-acid sequence MSQSTQSEADADAAVDRAIAAFRAGQPVAIHDAADREGETDLVYPAEGVTPEAVARMRNDAGGLVCVALSDSVSEAFDLPFMQEELDHPLTADHELGYDERSSFSLTVNHRDTFTGIPDSDRALTITKLGEAAADPEGFPFVEEFRAPGHVHLLRAAPELLSQRLGHTELGIALAEAAETAPAVVVCEMLDDETGEALVPADARAYAKREGIPYVEGADLVARLG; translated from the coding sequence ATGTCCCAGAGCACGCAGAGCGAGGCCGACGCCGACGCCGCCGTCGACCGCGCCATCGCGGCGTTCCGCGCGGGCCAGCCCGTCGCCATCCACGACGCGGCCGACCGCGAGGGCGAGACCGACCTCGTCTACCCCGCCGAGGGCGTGACCCCCGAGGCCGTCGCCCGCATGCGAAACGACGCCGGTGGCCTGGTCTGTGTCGCGCTCTCGGATTCGGTGTCCGAGGCGTTCGACCTCCCGTTCATGCAGGAGGAGCTCGACCACCCGCTCACCGCGGACCACGAACTCGGCTACGACGAGCGCTCGTCGTTCTCGCTGACGGTGAACCACCGCGACACCTTCACCGGCATTCCCGACTCGGACCGCGCCCTCACCATCACGAAGCTGGGCGAGGCCGCCGCCGACCCCGAGGGCTTCCCGTTCGTCGAGGAGTTCCGCGCGCCCGGCCACGTCCACCTGCTCCGGGCCGCCCCCGAACTGCTTTCGCAACGACTGGGTCACACCGAGCTGGGAATCGCGCTCGCCGAGGCCGCCGAAACGGCTCCTGCAGTCGTCGTCTGCGAGATGCTCGACGACGAGACCGGCGAGGCGCTCGTCCCGGCCGACGCCCGCGCCTACGCGAAGCGCGAGGGCATCCCCTACGTCGAGGGTGCTGACCTCGTGGCGCGACTCGGGTAA
- a CDS encoding CTP-dependent riboflavin kinase, protein MSEIASFAVGHDELAVAKLLALDGAIDGEIKVSCAGLADRLDASNQTASRRLQRLEDAGLVTRETVSDGQWVALTEDGERALRSEYEDYRAIFEGRSSVELYGTVTSGMGEGRHYISLPGYMEQFEERLGYEPFAGTLNVELDDESVRRRSAMEAMTPVPIDGWEDDDRTYGPCICYPATVETADGETYEAAHTIAPERTHHDEDQLEIIAPERLRDALELADDDHVTIYVEEQ, encoded by the coding sequence ATGTCAGAGATAGCGTCGTTCGCGGTCGGCCACGACGAACTCGCCGTCGCGAAACTGCTGGCCCTCGACGGGGCCATCGACGGCGAGATCAAGGTCTCCTGTGCGGGGCTCGCGGACCGACTCGACGCGTCCAACCAGACGGCGTCGCGCCGCCTCCAGCGACTCGAAGACGCCGGACTCGTCACCCGCGAGACCGTCAGCGACGGCCAGTGGGTCGCCCTCACCGAGGACGGCGAACGCGCCCTCCGCAGCGAGTACGAGGACTACCGTGCCATCTTCGAGGGTCGCTCCAGCGTCGAACTGTACGGCACCGTGACCAGCGGAATGGGCGAGGGACGACACTACATCTCCCTGCCGGGCTACATGGAACAGTTCGAGGAGCGACTCGGCTACGAACCCTTCGCGGGCACCCTGAACGTCGAACTCGACGACGAGAGCGTCCGCCGGCGCTCCGCGATGGAGGCCATGACGCCGGTTCCCATCGACGGCTGGGAGGACGACGACCGCACCTACGGCCCCTGCATCTGCTACCCGGCGACCGTCGAGACCGCCGACGGCGAGACGTACGAGGCCGCCCACACCATCGCCCCCGAGCGCACCCACCACGACGAGGACCAGCTGGAGATCATCGCCCCCGAGCGCCTCCGCGACGCCCTCGAACTGGCCGACGACGACCACGTGACCATCTATGTCGAGGAGCAGTAA
- a CDS encoding PAS domain S-box protein — MSGPSSVLWTAPASDASSPWDETSLTVDRVPVDANASATAVADTLLAADPDCLVCEFALPGDCDGLDVIQAVRDRDRHMPVVLHTAEPDGRVASDAISLDVTDYCYGDDLVDCVESVLDSPRQPDVEPREPDRQGAEQATEVARAELNRVLDRVDDGFFALDRDRRFTFINQRALDLLDVAGDEVLGQPIRTVYDDPADSTLLDALETAMESQEPTAFEEYVDPISVWLEASAYPAADGLSVYLRDVTEQRQRESMLDDLLGTMRDLMQANTTQAVADIIISAAHDILGLEYVAVRLQNPETGQLDVVAGTDGLFEDLPARPTYGSEEGNPGTAFTAGESFDSTIDYHDEIQSARYVPLGEHGVISVASRDTDPVGDIRRGVLDVLATNAVAALERAEREETLREYETVLENVQDMVYVLDEDARYSYVTEPFADFLGCEREDLIGERPGEYLGEASTAAVEDRISSFTGSDSPVSGTYELTIETAAGESVPVEIESTTLPQCEETDGFPGSVGVVRDISDLHSTREELEAENERFRNLFASIPDPVVENEFRDGEPIVTGVNAAFESVFGYDAETVMGESINDFIVPRTRQEKAQSLDEQANDDEIITAEVRRRTTTGDRDFLFRGIGYDLDDGTRAGYGIYTDITAQKERERRLEVLHTVLRHNLRTELTLVGGYLDLLAAEVDAPDAIAKVRDAVTEIENLSAKARTLERVVDDDSHPSPIDVVPKIRDIVATERDNHPDATIETDLPETAISVADDGLDLALANLIENAVEHGGEHITVSLTREAESVTIRVADDGPGLPERERELVQGERDITQLEHGSGLGLWVVDAAVRSLGGDLSFADPETGCIVDLSLRQE; from the coding sequence GTGTCAGGTCCGTCGTCCGTGCTGTGGACCGCCCCCGCGAGCGACGCCTCGAGCCCGTGGGACGAGACGAGCCTCACCGTCGACCGCGTTCCCGTCGACGCGAACGCCTCGGCGACCGCCGTCGCCGACACCCTCCTCGCCGCCGACCCCGACTGCCTCGTCTGCGAGTTCGCCCTCCCGGGCGACTGCGACGGCCTCGACGTGATACAGGCGGTCCGCGACCGCGACCGGCACATGCCAGTCGTCCTCCACACCGCAGAGCCGGACGGTCGCGTCGCCAGCGACGCCATCAGCCTCGACGTGACCGACTACTGCTACGGCGACGACCTCGTCGACTGCGTCGAATCCGTGCTCGACAGCCCACGCCAGCCCGACGTCGAGCCACGGGAACCCGACCGGCAGGGTGCCGAGCAAGCCACCGAAGTCGCGAGAGCGGAGCTGAACCGGGTTCTCGACCGCGTCGACGACGGCTTCTTCGCGCTCGACAGGGACAGGCGGTTCACGTTCATCAACCAGCGAGCCCTCGACCTCCTCGACGTGGCCGGTGACGAGGTGCTCGGCCAGCCGATTCGGACCGTGTACGACGACCCGGCCGACTCGACGCTCCTCGACGCGCTGGAGACGGCGATGGAGTCCCAGGAACCCACCGCCTTCGAGGAGTACGTCGACCCGATATCGGTCTGGCTGGAGGCGAGCGCGTACCCGGCCGCCGACGGGCTGTCGGTCTACCTCCGCGACGTGACCGAGCAGCGACAGCGCGAGTCGATGCTCGACGACCTGCTCGGGACGATGCGCGACCTCATGCAGGCCAACACCACGCAGGCCGTCGCGGACATCATCATCAGTGCCGCCCACGACATCCTCGGACTGGAGTACGTCGCGGTCCGCCTGCAGAACCCCGAGACCGGACAGCTCGACGTGGTCGCGGGCACGGACGGCCTGTTCGAGGACCTCCCGGCCCGGCCGACGTACGGGAGCGAAGAGGGGAACCCCGGCACGGCGTTCACCGCCGGCGAGTCGTTCGACTCGACCATCGACTACCACGACGAGATACAGTCCGCCCGGTACGTTCCGCTCGGCGAACACGGCGTCATCTCGGTCGCGTCCCGCGACACCGACCCGGTCGGTGACATCCGCCGCGGCGTGCTGGACGTGCTGGCGACGAACGCCGTCGCCGCACTCGAACGCGCCGAACGAGAGGAGACGCTTCGAGAGTACGAGACCGTGCTCGAGAACGTCCAGGACATGGTGTACGTCCTCGACGAGGACGCCCGGTACAGCTACGTGACCGAGCCGTTCGCGGATTTCCTCGGCTGCGAGCGCGAGGACCTCATCGGCGAACGGCCTGGCGAGTACCTCGGCGAGGCCAGCACCGCCGCGGTCGAAGACCGCATCTCCTCGTTCACCGGGTCCGACTCCCCCGTGTCCGGCACGTACGAACTCACCATCGAGACGGCTGCCGGCGAGTCCGTCCCCGTCGAGATAGAGAGCACCACCCTACCCCAGTGCGAGGAGACCGACGGGTTCCCGGGGTCGGTCGGTGTCGTCCGCGACATCTCCGACCTCCACAGCACGCGCGAGGAGCTGGAGGCGGAGAACGAACGGTTCCGGAACCTGTTCGCCAGCATCCCCGACCCGGTCGTCGAGAACGAGTTCCGTGACGGCGAACCCATCGTCACCGGCGTCAACGCCGCGTTCGAATCGGTGTTCGGCTACGATGCCGAGACCGTCATGGGCGAATCCATCAACGACTTCATCGTCCCTCGAACCCGGCAGGAAAAAGCGCAGTCGCTCGACGAGCAGGCGAACGACGACGAGATAATCACGGCCGAGGTCCGCCGCCGGACCACCACCGGTGACCGCGACTTCCTCTTCCGTGGCATCGGCTACGACCTGGACGACGGGACCCGGGCCGGCTACGGCATCTACACCGACATCACCGCCCAGAAAGAACGCGAGCGCCGCCTCGAGGTCCTCCACACCGTCCTCCGGCACAACCTCCGTACCGAACTCACCCTCGTCGGCGGGTATCTCGACCTCCTCGCGGCCGAGGTCGACGCGCCGGACGCCATCGCGAAGGTTCGTGACGCCGTGACCGAGATAGAGAACCTGAGCGCGAAGGCCCGGACGCTCGAACGCGTCGTCGACGACGACAGTCACCCGTCCCCGATAGACGTCGTCCCGAAGATCCGCGACATCGTGGCGACCGAACGCGACAACCACCCCGACGCCACCATAGAGACCGACCTGCCAGAAACGGCGATTTCGGTCGCCGACGACGGCCTCGACCTCGCCCTGGCGAACCTCATCGAGAACGCGGTCGAACACGGCGGTGAGCACATCACGGTCTCGCTGACCCGCGAGGCCGAGTCGGTCACCATTCGCGTGGCGGACGACGGCCCCGGCCTCCCCGAGCGAGAGCGGGAACTCGTCCAGGGCGAACGCGACATCACGCAGTTAGAACACGGCAGCGGCCTCGGCCTGTGGGTGGTCGACGCGGCCGTTCGCTCGCTCGGTGGCGATCTCTCGTTCGCGGACCCCGAGACGGGCTGTATCGTCGACCTGTCACTGCGACAGGAGTAG
- a CDS encoding PAS domain S-box protein, whose product MSHTRSLLYVGSRDEATRRSVNATHPDDWQVIPATSAAEAGDALAANAIDCVLCDHELPDETGLAVLDEIAPQAPILYRTAEPDGEVAAAATAAGAAGYCYGDADLGERLAGLVETHGDSGGATASSVVAPDASAAVILERIGEAFFAVDDDWCFTYVNPTAAARLERTREELLGENIWSAFPEATDLPYYEKYTTAMATQEPVSFEAYYPPLDLWTDVTAYPDPDGLSVFFRDVTRRKRYEQMLPGLLQTTRDMIQARDRETIAHRTVEAAKDLLGLDLTVVRFHDPETGLLVPTAGTDDLGEVLGNRPPYAVGEGGPGEAFARGQPLFRTDIEPAGDDRLERVEAALYLPLGDHGTLSAAFHSAAGLGPVERQTAELLAANATAALDRTERQQQLERFEAVIDSVEDMLYVLGPDGEFTYVTEPFAEFLGYDRDELVGETPDRITEDAVVDRIEAVVRDLWKDDDRRSGTVNAQVITASGTTAPIELDVSLLPDDDGQFAGSVGVVRDVTDLRETRERLRSENERFRFLFDHIPDPLVECEFCGTDPIVTSVNPAFEQVFGFESEAIVGERLNDFVVPPGEADDAGRIDREIVTDGEVTEELRRQTATGERHFLFRSVSYELDGTLYGFSTYTDITDRKERERRLEVLHTVLRHNLRTEMNLIGGYAEQLERELDDDLDEEVELVEDIRDEVRHVANLSDTARNVERALDRADEYSVGSQDVTGFVADAVDRARVAYPDADISLDQPGSVAAVADDRLEFALTNALENAVEHCDEPVPRIAVTVESCGESVEIRIADNGPGIPEQERKLVTGERDITQLEHGSGLGLWAITWVVNAFDGELSFETSDDGSVVVLRLRQ is encoded by the coding sequence GTGTCGCACACGCGCTCTCTCCTCTACGTCGGGTCACGCGACGAGGCCACCCGACGGTCGGTGAACGCGACCCATCCCGATGACTGGCAGGTCATACCGGCGACGAGCGCCGCCGAAGCCGGGGACGCGCTCGCCGCGAACGCCATCGACTGCGTGCTGTGCGACCACGAGCTCCCCGACGAGACCGGCCTGGCCGTCCTCGACGAAATCGCACCGCAGGCCCCGATTCTCTACCGGACAGCCGAGCCGGACGGCGAGGTCGCCGCCGCCGCGACCGCCGCCGGTGCCGCCGGCTACTGCTACGGGGACGCCGACCTCGGCGAGCGACTGGCGGGGCTGGTCGAGACGCACGGCGACTCCGGCGGTGCAACGGCGTCCTCGGTGGTCGCGCCCGACGCCTCCGCCGCGGTCATCCTCGAACGCATCGGTGAGGCGTTCTTCGCGGTCGACGACGACTGGTGCTTCACCTACGTCAACCCGACCGCCGCAGCCCGCCTCGAGCGGACCCGCGAGGAACTCCTCGGCGAGAACATCTGGTCGGCGTTCCCGGAGGCCACCGACCTCCCGTACTACGAGAAGTACACGACGGCGATGGCGACACAGGAGCCGGTCTCCTTCGAGGCGTACTACCCACCGCTCGACCTCTGGACCGACGTGACCGCCTACCCGGACCCGGACGGCCTGTCGGTGTTCTTCCGGGACGTGACCCGGCGCAAGCGCTACGAGCAGATGCTCCCGGGACTCCTGCAGACCACGCGCGACATGATCCAGGCACGAGACCGCGAGACCATCGCCCACCGGACCGTCGAGGCCGCCAAAGACCTGCTCGGCCTCGACCTCACGGTCGTCCGGTTCCACGACCCCGAGACCGGCCTGCTGGTCCCGACCGCCGGGACCGACGACCTCGGCGAGGTGCTGGGTAACCGTCCGCCCTACGCCGTCGGTGAGGGCGGCCCCGGCGAGGCGTTCGCCCGTGGCCAACCGCTCTTCCGGACCGACATCGAACCGGCCGGCGACGACCGACTCGAACGGGTCGAGGCCGCGCTCTACCTCCCCCTCGGCGACCACGGCACGCTCAGTGCCGCGTTCCACTCCGCCGCGGGCCTCGGGCCGGTCGAACGCCAGACCGCCGAACTCCTCGCGGCCAACGCGACGGCGGCCCTCGACCGGACCGAACGCCAGCAACAGCTCGAACGGTTCGAGGCCGTCATCGACTCGGTCGAGGACATGCTCTACGTCCTCGGTCCGGACGGCGAGTTCACCTACGTCACCGAACCGTTCGCCGAGTTCCTCGGCTACGACCGTGACGAACTCGTCGGGGAGACACCGGACCGCATCACCGAGGACGCCGTCGTCGACCGCATCGAGGCCGTCGTCAGGGACCTCTGGAAGGACGACGACCGGCGAAGCGGGACCGTCAACGCCCAGGTCATCACCGCCAGCGGGACCACGGCCCCCATCGAGCTCGACGTCTCGCTCCTCCCCGACGACGACGGGCAGTTCGCCGGGTCGGTCGGCGTCGTCCGGGACGTGACCGACCTCCGGGAGACCCGCGAACGACTGCGCTCGGAGAACGAACGGTTCCGCTTCCTGTTCGACCACATCCCGGACCCGCTCGTCGAGTGCGAGTTCTGCGGGACCGACCCCATCGTCACCTCGGTGAACCCGGCGTTCGAGCAGGTCTTCGGGTTCGAGAGCGAGGCCATCGTCGGCGAACGCCTCAACGACTTCGTCGTCCCACCCGGCGAAGCCGACGACGCGGGCCGGATCGACCGCGAGATAGTCACCGATGGCGAGGTCACCGAGGAGCTTCGCCGCCAGACCGCCACCGGCGAACGCCACTTCCTGTTCCGGTCGGTGAGCTACGAACTCGACGGGACCCTGTACGGGTTCAGCACCTACACCGACATCACCGACCGCAAGGAACGTGAGCGTCGGCTCGAAGTGCTCCATACCGTCCTCCGGCACAACCTCCGCACCGAGATGAACCTCATCGGTGGCTACGCCGAACAGCTCGAACGAGAACTGGACGACGACCTCGACGAAGAGGTCGAACTGGTCGAGGACATCCGGGACGAGGTCCGCCACGTCGCGAACCTGAGCGACACCGCCCGCAACGTCGAGCGTGCCCTCGACCGGGCGGACGAGTACTCCGTCGGGAGCCAGGACGTGACCGGGTTCGTCGCCGACGCGGTCGACCGAGCCCGGGTGGCGTACCCCGACGCCGACATCAGCCTCGACCAGCCGGGCTCGGTCGCGGCGGTCGCGGACGACCGCCTCGAGTTCGCACTGACGAACGCCCTGGAGAACGCGGTCGAGCACTGCGACGAGCCGGTTCCACGCATCGCAGTGACCGTCGAATCGTGCGGAGAGTCCGTCGAGATACGCATCGCCGACAACGGCCCCGGCATCCCCGAACAGGAGCGCAAGCTCGTCACCGGCGAACGCGACATCACGCAGTTAGAACACGGCAGCGGCCTCGGGCTCTGGGCCATCACCTGGGTCGTGAACGCCTTCGATGGCGAACTGTCGTTCGAGACCTCGGACGACGGGAGCGTGGTCGTCTTGCGACTCCGTCAGTAG
- the twy1 gene encoding 4-demethylwyosine synthase TYW1, which yields MSDSEESGDGPMQVSSPNYHSVNHTAAQTCGWTKNALTGDGKCYKYAFYGIESHRCMQMTPVVKCNERCVFCWRDHAGHAYELGDVEWDDPAAVADATLELQRELLAGYGGNDEVPRDVFEQAMEPRHVAISLDGEPTLYPYLPELIDEFHERDITTFLVSNGTNPELLSRCDPTQLYVSVDAAERHTFDNVVKAVDDDAWENLVDTMDVLAAKEDTRTVLRTTLVKGENMKDPDWYAAFYERADPDFVELKAYMHVGHSRGRLDRSAMPAHEEVVEFTEAVAEHMPEHDEIKDVPQSRVAVLSKEADTWVPKLKKDSDFWADDPLVDD from the coding sequence ATGAGCGACTCCGAAGAGTCCGGGGACGGGCCGATGCAGGTCTCCAGCCCGAACTACCACAGCGTGAACCACACCGCGGCACAGACCTGCGGGTGGACCAAGAACGCACTGACGGGGGACGGGAAGTGCTACAAGTACGCGTTCTACGGCATCGAGTCCCACCGGTGCATGCAGATGACGCCGGTCGTCAAGTGCAACGAGCGCTGCGTGTTCTGCTGGCGCGACCACGCCGGTCACGCCTACGAACTCGGCGACGTGGAGTGGGACGACCCGGCGGCGGTCGCCGACGCGACGCTGGAACTCCAGCGCGAGCTGCTCGCGGGGTACGGCGGCAACGACGAGGTGCCCAGGGACGTGTTCGAACAGGCGATGGAGCCCCGCCACGTCGCCATCTCGCTCGACGGGGAGCCGACGCTGTACCCCTACCTGCCGGAACTCATCGACGAGTTCCACGAGCGGGACATCACGACGTTCCTCGTCTCGAACGGCACCAACCCTGAATTGCTCTCGCGGTGTGACCCCACGCAACTGTACGTCTCGGTCGACGCGGCCGAGCGCCACACCTTCGACAACGTGGTGAAGGCGGTCGACGACGACGCCTGGGAGAACCTGGTCGACACGATGGACGTGCTCGCCGCCAAAGAGGACACCAGGACCGTCCTCCGGACGACCCTGGTCAAGGGCGAGAACATGAAGGACCCCGACTGGTACGCCGCGTTCTACGAGCGGGCGGACCCGGACTTCGTCGAACTGAAGGCGTACATGCACGTCGGGCACTCGCGCGGTCGTCTCGACCGGTCGGCGATGCCGGCCCACGAAGAGGTCGTCGAGTTCACCGAGGCCGTCGCCGAGCACATGCCCGAGCACGACGAGATCAAGGACGTCCCACAGTCGCGTGTCGCCGTGCTCTCGAAGGAGGCGGACACGTGGGTCCCGAAGCTGAAGAAGGACAGCGACTTCTGGGCGGACGACCCGCTCGTCGACGACTGA